Part of the Deltaproteobacteria bacterium genome, TCAAGAAGCGCTGTGCATTTCGACGATGGTGTGGTTTTCGAATGCGGTGCATCCGTCATTCACTCACTTCAGGCATCCCCAGCGCTTCACGGAGGACGCCGCCGCGCAGCCGAGCGTGAAGGAAATGGGCAACAAGAACTTCTGGACCTACTGCCGGGAGATCGATTCACTGCTCACAGGCAAGGACTGGATCATAGGGAAAGAGTTCTCAGTCGCTGATTGCTATGCGCTTGTCTTTTATGCCTGGGGTGTCATCGCCAAGCTGCCGATGAACGAACTCGGCAGCTACACGGCCTTCAAGGAGCGCATGTCGGAGCGCCCTGCAGTACGCAAGGTACTCGAGAGCGAGCGAAGCGTGCTCGTCAGGGCCGGCTGAGCGGAACAGCTAAAGGCATTGTGGGTAGCCAAATGAACTCTTATTCAATGCAAACTGTTGAAGGCCTCTCCCGCATCGAAAGCCATGTCCCACCCACTGATCGATATCCTAGCCGTACGCATAGAGGCTCCTTCTGAGAAAGGTTTGGCCGATGCATAAGCCCTCTGGTCTGATTCTCAATGCTGCGTGGTTCGATCCACGAGCTGTTAGCGCAGAAACCCAGGCCTTTAATGAAAGATTCGAACGAGCCCTCACCAATATACCAACGATACTAGATGTACCCCCGCAGGTCGTGCGTCAAGCACGTGAGAGCGGCGCGTCTTTCTTTGGGCCGATCATCAGATCGCCGAAAGGTGCGGAGCGCTTCATCAACGGCCCTGTCGGCCAAATTCCCTTACGAATCTTCGCCACCCCCAATGCCCGTGGCGTGCTGTTGCACATTCACGGCGGCGGCTGGACGTTCGGGGCGCACGACCATCAGGATCCGTTCCTTGAAAAGCTTGCGGAGCGTACCGGACTCGCCGTGGTCAGCGTGGGCTATCGATTACTGCCAGAGCATCCTTATCCTGCAGCGTCCGACGACTGCGAGGCCGCCGCGCTTTGGCTCATTGCAAATGCCAGGCAAGAGTTCGGCTCGGATCGACTGTTCATTGGCGGAGAGTCAGCTGGTGCCCACCTTTCGGCGGTGACCCTGCTGCGGCTGCGCGACAAGCATGGCGTCACATCCTTTCACGGCGCGATGCTGACGTATGGCACATATGACCTCACAATGACGCCGAGCGCGCGCCGCTGGGGGAAGCGCAATCTGATTCTTTCGACTCCGATCATCAACCAATACTATGACTGGTACGCGCCAAATTCGTTGCGCGGCGAGCCGGACGTCTCACCACTCTATGCCGACCTTGTTGGGCTTCCCCCGGCCCTGTTCACGGTCGGGACATTGGACCCTTTGCTGGACGATACGCTGTTCATGGCCAGCCGCTGGTGCGCTTCGGCTGGACACGCCGAGCTGGCGGTCTATCCAGGAGGGATTCATGCTTTCAATTCGTTTCCGATCGATATCGCACGTTCGGCCAATGCGAAGATACGCTCGTTCCTCAACGAGCGTATCGAGGCAACCAGCTAACTAACTGAGAGCAGCCCAACAACTTGATCACAAGCGCAGTCGCCCGCTTGAGATCATGCCCTCTCGGCCACTCGCAATCAGTCTTCATCTCCTGCATTGACGCCGACAACGGACATCAACCGCGACTTCATCATCGCGATGAATTCATCGACGATTTTGAGCTGCTCTCGTTTCGGCCGCCTCATCGCGAAGTCGAAAGTCGGTACGGTCAACGATTGTGTCAGCTCGATCGTGGTCCGGATCGCGCAGTGATCCGCCTCTGGCGCCAATTGCCTGAAGCGTGCACACACTACATCTGCCCGGCGACTATTGTATTCGTCATCGACCCTGCGCAACGTCGTCAGGTAACGGGCCCTTGCGTATAGTCCGCGGGCGCTTGGAGTATTGCGATACTTATCCCACGCAAGGTGTTTGCTTGCCGCGTAACTCTCAATCAAATCCCGTACAGTATTCGCCTCCTCCACCATTGCTTTGGTCTTTTCGAAGTAGTCGGCCATGAGGCGCCACAGGAGCATCACGAGGATCTCGTCGATCGACTTGAAGTAATGGTAGATCGAGGTGTGCGTGATGCCGGCGCGCGTGGCAATGTTGACCATGCTGAGGCTGTCATTTCCCTTCGCCACGAGCGCCTTTTCAGTTGCCAGCAAAATCGCGTCGATCCGGTCCTGCGCTCGTTGTTGCATAACCGAGCGCCTCAGCTTCGGCTGGCCTAACGGGGCTGACTGGCGTGTCGCCCCGCGGTCCTTTACAGCGTTTCTCGCGAAGTTCGTTCTGTGCATTCTAAATCAAACCAGAGGAGATTGGCACAGAGGCGCACACGCTGATAGATCAAGAGTTGTGACATCTTTGAATCGATCAGTGAGGAGCTGCTGTGCCGAGACCTACGATAGTGGAGATTCCCCTGGAGGAGCAAGTCCGCATGCGGGCTGAATTACGCCGCGCCCGGTATGGGTACCTCTTAGCGCTTCATTTGTTACACCTGTGTGCCCTGGACGGACACCGAGCGAAGTGGCGGCGGTGCTTTTTTGTTCGCGTTCCAGTGTGTATCGGGTCGTCCGGGCCTACCGGGCCGGAACGCTCACCTTCGAGGAAGGAAACGAGCGAGCCCCCCAGCAAAGACGGCTGCGCCTGCTCACCCCGTCGCTGAAACGTTCGGTGTGCGCCCTGCTCAAGACTGCGCCTCGGATGTTAGGATGGTGTCGCACGCGGTGGAGTTGCGTCACGTTAGCCGTGGAATTGCGGGTGCGGCGGGGAATTACCGTATCGGCGGAAACTCTGCGCCACTGGCTTCATGACTTGGGCTGGGGATGGAAGCGCGCGAAGGTCGCGGCCAGGGATGATGATCGCGAACGGGTGACGAAATTAGCGCGGATTTGCCTGGCGTTCGAGCAATTGCGCGCGGGCACCGCGCTGTTCTTTGCCGACGAGTTGGACCTCAATGTGTTGTCCAAGGTCGGGTATCAGTGGATGCCCAAGGGAGAACAAGTGGAAGTGCTGACGCCCGGGACCAATGAGAGGCGCTAACTGGCCGGTGCCTTGGATATCACGATCGGAACGATCATCCACTGTGTGTGATATCGCAAACAGACCGGCCTGTTTCTTGACCTGCTCGATACCTTCATCGCACGCACCCCGCGCCGCTCTTTACGTACCTCACCGTCGTCGCCGACAACGCCAAGATTCACAAAGCGGTCAAAGTTCAGCAATGGCTCGCCACCCATCCGCGGTTTGAGGTGCTCTACGTACCACCTACTGTCCGCTGGCCAATCCGATTGAGCGAGCGTTTGGGGACGTCCACGACAAGTGTACCCGCAATCATACCCGCAAACGCATCTGGCACCTGGTGCAGGATGTGAAACAACATCTACGCCGCAACGGTCCGTGGCGCTATGCGCTCTCCGCGATCTATTATACGCCTGAGGTGACTGCTGCGGTCGCAACGCTGCAAGCGGCACTCTCTACACCTGCTGAGATCTCACAACTTGCCGCCTGAGTGTACGAATGTCGCGGGGTTCGATTTAGTCGCAGGATCGAAGCATGAACGGCGCACCTATCCACAAGTGAGGGAGGAAACCTATATGATCATTGTTCTCCTAACGCATGTAGCGGCCACCTGGACGATGGTCGGCCTCATCTGGTTCGTCCAGATCGTTCACTATCCGCTCTTTGCCCAGGTCGGAGCGGACCAATTCACTGCATATGAAACGACCCACAATCGCCTTACGACGTGGGTCGTTGGTCCGCCGATGCTCATTGAAGTGGTCACTGCCTTTCTGCTCGTACTGGTGAAGCCGGAGCAGATCCCAGCCAGCTACGTATGGGGTGGCGTTCTCCTCGTGGCTATTATTTGGGGCTCAACTGCACTCCTGCAAGTACCGCAGCACGAGATCCTCACTCGTGGTTTTGCTGCGGACGTACATCGCTTTTTGCTGACCTCAAACTGGATACGGACCATCGCTTGGACACTCCGTGGGGTGCTCGCACTCATGATGCTCGACTGCCTGTTACGACCGCAGTAAGTAACGACCAACATCGCGAACACGCGAATATCACAGATTGATAGTTCATTCGCAACGGGAGCAACTATAGGTGAATCACGGCCTACAGCGTAGCGACGGCAACAAGCGAAACGAGTAAAATAAATATTCAAAATCTACTCAATATATTGACAAAAGAAATTTTCTCGTTATCTTAATACTGCCAGCGCGAGGAAGGGAATGACTTCTCCTGTCCTCTGATTCTGTCGCGCTGTTGAGGAGCGACATTCTACTACCGAACGGAAACAAACATGCGCAGCGCCGGATGTTGTCAGAGACATCGAACACATCGCAGGCGAAATGACCGTGGTCCACCGCGATCATTTCTCTGCCGAGCGTGGGATCGTGAAGTATCAACCGCTTTACCCAAAAGGAGAACTGTATGTTACGCAAAGTATTCGCTGTTGTTTTCATTGCCGGAGTGCTGTTGTGGAGTTCGGCTGTGCCTGCGTTGGCCCATGGCATCTCGGCCGAAGCACGGACGTGTTTAAAAACCGATCCCGTCCAATTCCAAGGAACTATCGTTGATGCGGCTGTTGCAACCGCTGACTTCAGTACGTTGGTTGGTGCACTGCAAGCCGCCGGGTTAGTCAGTGCGCTACAAGGTCCTGGCCCATTCACCGTCTTCGCACCGACGAACGCCGCGTTTGGCAAAATTCCGGCACCGTTGCTGCAAGCCATTGTCGGCGACACGCAGCTGCTCACGGGCGTATTGACGTATCACGTTGTGCCGATGGGCACTCGTCCACGCCGTTCGAGCCGAGCGAAAGAGGTTGATAGTCTACAGGGACAAAGTCTCTTCCTCTCTGTCTATGAGGATGGTGGGCGCGTCAATCAATCGAATATTGCCTGTCAGGCGGTAAAAGCGACCAATGGCACGATCTACGTGATCGATAGTGTCCTGTTACCGCAGTTTTAACCTCAACGCTCCTCTGCGACCCCACCAGAAGACCCTCACTGATTATCAGACTCCGCGCCAGGCGATTGTCTGGCGCACCCGGTATATCACAGCTGGTTCTTCAATAGTCACTCGATTGATTGGCATCGTCTGTCGCGCCTATACGTTGCAAATGCGGCTCGGCTCTCAGGTCAACTTTACGCCTGACGCTCAACGTCGCTGTACCCAATGGACCGCCACCTCGTGCATCAGTTGGTTTTGGTGCAGCCAACGAGTCTTTGGTGATCCGGGCTATTACAGGTCAGGTTTCATTGGCAGCAGGGTTTCCTCTGTCTTAGGCAACCAGCTTCTTGCACGCAGTGACCACCTTCGCGCAGGCGTCCGCCGTCTCTTTGCAGATGGCGTGCTTTTGTTCATGTTTGCGACACTCTTTCTCACACGCTTCGCAGACAGGTATACACACGCTCGCGAGCGGTTTCAGATAATCAGATTCCGCCGCCGCCAGACTGGCCAATGCGTTACATACGGTGATCATGTCTTGAATGCGCAGCGAGCATAGCGCTAAGGAAGTATCACCCGAGGTGAACAAGCTCATAATATGCTTTTGACACTGTTGCCCCCAACCCACGCAGTTGAGCGTGACGTCGACGAGGTCATGATACTTGCCGTGGGCGGCATGTTTTGTGTGGTCCTCTGCGTGGGCCAACGCGGGTGTCATCGCTGCAAAGAGGCCTGCCGCTGCACTTCCTAGCACGGTGCGGCGGGTGAGTGCTGCCGCAGGAGCGTGTTGTTCATGTCGTGGTCCTTCCGTCGTCTCTGTCATACGTCCCTCCATTCACACTAGGCATGTTACCAGACATAGCACTCGGAGGAGCGGGACACTACTCCGAGTGGGAGAGATGTGAGGAGGTGTGTGGAGGAAGCGCGCAGGTTTCAGAAAAAGTACGTCAACCCACCGCGCAAGGTGATCGGATATCCTGGCACGAAGTTGACGTCTTCCACGCCTTCACCGGAACCATCGGTCGGACAGCGCGGGTCGACACCAACTTCTCGCCTGACGCAGGAATTGGTGGCAAACTGCGTCTGGCGCCAATCGACATCGGCGAGGTTCAATACCTGGACTGATGCTTCGACGTTCTGCCACCGGTAACGGAGAATCACGTCGAGTAGCAGGTAGCCACGCGCGGCGAGACTGCGGTCCTCATTGGCTGGTCGATCATCCAGAAACCGGGCGCGGAGCGCCCCGGAGAAGCCGTTATCAAGCAACGCGGTGAGTCCGCCGTTCATCAACAGTGTCGGTGCCAACGGAATGGCCTCGCCACTGACACGGAAACGTGGGTCGGCGAAACTCAGATCGAAGTCAGCAAGAAGCCACGACAAGATGGAGTACCGCGCCTCAAAATCCACGCCCCAGCGTCGCGTCGGACCACTGGCTTCAGTTGTGCCTTCATCGCCAACGAACACTAACTCGCTATCGAGATCGAGTGTCCACAGCGCGGCGGAGAGATCGAGACTCTCCCACAGTCTGGTGCGGACACCAAGTTCTCCGCCCGTCGAACGGGTGAGCGGTTTCCCACCAGCTTGAACCGCATCGCGGGCATCGTTGGAATGATACCCCATGCCGAAGTTGAGAAAGACTTCCATTTCACGCCAGAACGGGTTGTGAAGAAATGGCGTGAGAATCAGACTGGCTTTCGGGTTGACGATGCCGTCGGTCGTGTTGCCGCGAATACGAATGGCGTCAGTTGCACGAGCAGGCAAGCGATCATTGACATCAAAGAGAAAGAAATCGCCGCGCAGCCCGACCTGAAACCGCAGCCATTCGCGCAGGAAAAACTCTTGTTGTAGATAGCCACTGAATGACCGTTCTTCAATGTTGACCTTCGTGGTCGCCGCCAATCGCTGCCGTTGCTGCTGGCGAAAGAGACCGACATCGGCATCATCGTTGCGGGTTTCAAAACCGATGGTGGTTTGGGTCGGGATGCTGCCCAGGTTCCACAGCCGGTTGTAGCGTAGGCGGCCACCGTAGAGGACGCGGCTATCATCTTGTGCAATACCGTCGCCGCGCACCGGGTCGCCGAGGAAGAAGGTGAAGTTGGAGAAGAGTTTCAGTTTATAGCGGCTGCCGTAGAGCTGCACCAGCCAGCTTTCTTGCGCACTGGGAGTGTACGTGTAAACGAGGTTCACATTTTGCCGGTCAGACGTGCCGCCTTCACTCGGGTCGAGAGAGCCGAAGCGATCGAGCCGCCGCGCATGCACTTCACGCACGGGAATCTGTCCCGAGGCATCCCAATCGCCGTCATGCGCAGAGAACCAGAACGAGAGTTTCGATTCAGGCGTCGGATCGAGGGTGAACTTGCCGAAAAAATTGTAGCGACGGTAATGTTCCGGGTTCTTGTAGGGACCGTCGCTGAAATACACCTCTGCAGCCAGGAGACTCTGTATGGGGCCGATTTTGGGAGAGACCAGACCGGTGTACCGCATGGTGTTGAAGAATCCACCAAGTGCTTGTATCGAGTTCTCTGCCGCATTCTCTCTGGTGACGAAGTTGACTGCGCCAGAGTTTGCCAAATTGCCCCATGGCACGAAATACGGACCTTTGTAGAGTTCTACGCGTTCGATAGTTTCGGGGATGAGAAAATTCTGATCCGCATACCCTTGACCGTGGGCGTGACTGACCATGTTGACCGGCACGCCGTCGACGAAGAGCGCGACGTCAGTACCGTGATCATTGTCAAAGCCGCGCAGAAAGTACTGCATCGCTTTCCCGCCACCGGCGTGTTGCCCAGCCACGAGGCCGGGGAGGTTATTGAGAATTTCTTGTGTCGTAGTATGCGGTCGCAACTTCAAGTCACGGGCGCGAATCGTTTCCGATGATGCGGCTTGTGTAGGCCGCCGCTCGGTTACTGTGAGTCCTTCCAATCGCGTGGTGGGTGGAGCTGTATTGGTGGTCATGCGAGGGTTAGCCGACGCATTCGCTGCAGCCTGTGCCAGTTGCAGTTCCGCTGTCGAGTGTTGCTTGGACTGTTCG contains:
- a CDS encoding glutathione S-transferase family protein; translation: MLTLYFSPGACSTASHIALEEIGLPYVERRTVIEKGENKVEAYLKINPRGRVPALVIDDGRVLVENTAILIYLGRRFPESGLLPTDPFQEALCISTMVWFSNAVHPSFTHFRHPQRFTEDAAAQPSVKEMGNKNFWTYCREIDSLLTGKDWIIGKEFSVADCYALVFYAWGVIAKLPMNELGSYTAFKERMSERPAVRKVLESERSVLVRAG
- a CDS encoding alpha/beta hydrolase, whose product is MHKPSGLILNAAWFDPRAVSAETQAFNERFERALTNIPTILDVPPQVVRQARESGASFFGPIIRSPKGAERFINGPVGQIPLRIFATPNARGVLLHIHGGGWTFGAHDHQDPFLEKLAERTGLAVVSVGYRLLPEHPYPAASDDCEAAALWLIANARQEFGSDRLFIGGESAGAHLSAVTLLRLRDKHGVTSFHGAMLTYGTYDLTMTPSARRWGKRNLILSTPIINQYYDWYAPNSLRGEPDVSPLYADLVGLPPALFTVGTLDPLLDDTLFMASRWCASAGHAELAVYPGGIHAFNSFPIDIARSANAKIRSFLNERIEATS
- a CDS encoding TetR/AcrR family transcriptional regulator: MHRTNFARNAVKDRGATRQSAPLGQPKLRRSVMQQRAQDRIDAILLATEKALVAKGNDSLSMVNIATRAGITHTSIYHYFKSIDEILVMLLWRLMADYFEKTKAMVEEANTVRDLIESYAASKHLAWDKYRNTPSARGLYARARYLTTLRRVDDEYNSRRADVVCARFRQLAPEADHCAIRTTIELTQSLTVPTFDFAMRRPKREQLKIVDEFIAMMKSRLMSVVGVNAGDED
- a CDS encoding fasciclin domain-containing protein, translated to MLRKVFAVVFIAGVLLWSSAVPALAHGISAEARTCLKTDPVQFQGTIVDAAVATADFSTLVGALQAAGLVSALQGPGPFTVFAPTNAAFGKIPAPLLQAIVGDTQLLTGVLTYHVVPMGTRPRRSSRAKEVDSLQGQSLFLSVYEDGGRVNQSNIACQAVKATNGTIYVIDSVLLPQF
- a CDS encoding Csp1 family four helix bundle copper storage protein, with translation MEGRMTETTEGPRHEQHAPAAALTRRTVLGSAAAGLFAAMTPALAHAEDHTKHAAHGKYHDLVDVTLNCVGWGQQCQKHIMSLFTSGDTSLALCSLRIQDMITVCNALASLAAAESDYLKPLASVCIPVCEACEKECRKHEQKHAICKETADACAKVVTACKKLVA
- a CDS encoding TonB-dependent receptor yields the protein MHVIQRMCVLALVALVCGPVWAQERTANDKDEKVEQSKQHSTAELQLAQAAANASANPRMTTNTAPPTTRLEGLTVTERRPTQAASSETIRARDLKLRPHTTTQEILNNLPGLVAGQHAGGGKAMQYFLRGFDNDHGTDVALFVDGVPVNMVSHAHGQGYADQNFLIPETIERVELYKGPYFVPWGNLANSGAVNFVTRENAAENSIQALGGFFNTMRYTGLVSPKIGPIQSLLAAEVYFSDGPYKNPEHYRRYNFFGKFTLDPTPESKLSFWFSAHDGDWDASGQIPVREVHARRLDRFGSLDPSEGGTSDRQNVNLVYTYTPSAQESWLVQLYGSRYKLKLFSNFTFFLGDPVRGDGIAQDDSRVLYGGRLRYNRLWNLGSIPTQTTIGFETRNDDADVGLFRQQQRQRLAATTKVNIEERSFSGYLQQEFFLREWLRFQVGLRGDFFLFDVNDRLPARATDAIRIRGNTTDGIVNPKASLILTPFLHNPFWREMEVFLNFGMGYHSNDARDAVQAGGKPLTRSTGGELGVRTRLWESLDLSAALWTLDLDSELVFVGDEGTTEASGPTRRWGVDFEARYSILSWLLADFDLSFADPRFRVSGEAIPLAPTLLMNGGLTALLDNGFSGALRARFLDDRPANEDRSLAARGYLLLDVILRYRWQNVEASVQVLNLADVDWRQTQFATNSCVRREVGVDPRCPTDGSGEGVEDVNFVPGYPITLRGGLTYFF